The DNA segment tatatatatatatatatatatatatatatatatatatatataataatacgaATTTATGATACTACGTTTTTGATCCACGAATTTAAGTACCCAAAGAAATGTGGGACGAGTGGGGTAGCAAaaattagaaatatttaatCCCCGAAGATTTTACAGTAGTTACTTATTAGAAGTAAAATCAAATTGTGTACTGAATACCGTGGAAAAACCATAAAGGCTAATTTAGCAAACCTTTGTCGGTTGTTTATCGAGTGTTATATAGGATAAACTAAAGTTTGGTTACCTTTGCTTAACACCCCAGTTAGCACATATTCTATGTTATTAGCTCTCACAAAACTATGTAATACTGTTCATATATTGATAGTAAAATCAGTCTGCGAATAATTAAACacagtaaaataattaaatgtcctGAAATCATTTCTACAGAGGATCTctggtattttttgttttattatgtgtgtttattttccCTATTATTTTTTGCTATAATATTTTACCGTGTAAGGTAGTTTCACAGAACGGACCCCCGTAACCTCGAGTACACCTGCAATATCCATTATCGTCTGGAAATCCTTTGTTCCCACATCgattctgaaataaataaaataaatgagaaaTATTACTACAAGTGTATTTCAGTTTTGAACAGTAAGACGAAGGGCCATGTAAGCTTATGCGTTGATGTGGTGTCCGTCGACCGTCAACATTCACATTTTCCACTTCTTCTCCAGTTCCACCAGGTAGGTGTCAACCAAACGTGGTCCAAATGATCCTGccatggccctgaccaagtgtttcaaaattcaagatggccgtcCTGGCCTCTAATTTGTTGAGACATTGTTAACTTCTTCTCATGTTCCACTCGACAGATTTCAATCAGATatggtccaaatgatcctctcatTGCTCTGACCAAATGTTGATATTTGTCGGGCCGATTGAAATTCCAAGGTGGCCTCTACTTCTTCTCAAGTTCCACTAGACCTACTTCAACCAAACATTCATCAAATGATCCTTTCTaacagtgttgttatttttcggcCCGATTTTAAATCGAAGATGGACATCCTGGCCTGTGATTGGCCTAGACATTTTGTTACTTTTTCTCAAGTTCAGCCAGGCAGGTTCCAACgaaacttggtccaaatgatcctctcgTGGCACTGACTaaggtttttgttttacttttttgggCCGATTCGAAATCCAAGATGACCGTTTTGACCTCTGATTTGCTGATATTGCTACCCCAGCCTGTGATTGGCTGAGAGAGTTTCAACTTGTTCTCAAGTTCCACCATGTAGAATTCAGTCACAGTAGAATCCACAAAAATCAAGACATATGCTGTATTAAAAGTGGATAATTTATTGGTTCGGGTTACCATACATAGGTATGCACATCTGCATTTGTTAATGTCAAACTAGCTGTTACCAAATGAGAATCTGTGataaatattggactcgagcaCTTGTGGGTCAAACTCAACCCGgaccaatataattaaaattagctccactggttaattgctattacctgtggatctaacagcaccctgttggggctcatgtccagttgacctttcattcgaccagtcaaaaccttacttgcaaaatcatgccagtgatttgaaaagaatttgaaaatattcgggattatgctgagggtatacgaaatgattcgggtgaattacgaagtatgccggaaactaatttcaatataacattttatataaaattcgtttcaagacgaaaaaaacccgtgatggtatagccataaaatcggtttatactagtatacaatccagagtttattactgcactttcccctctgtttttaatgttatttatagataaaatgtgacctggacatgggagtccacgcaatgctgttagatcgactggtagaccagtagagctactCTTAATCAGATTGAACccggactcgagtacccgacTTAcgctagatgataatgagactaagaaataaagtaaaatagcattatgcatcttagttccagcactgaacatggatgccaaatcatgccattgtattgtatttagaaaccggttgatacgTTCAGTATTGTGATGGACCCACGGCCAGATTGGTCCTGTTTTTAGTACTATCCTAAAATGGCAGCCGTCGTCAAATGTTCAGCGTGGTTTGGAAGCTGCACGATCAAGCCAAACTTTTGAATGTACATCATCAATCCAAAGTGTCAAAGGTAtgtatgatatttatttattactgtagAAGTTATATAGAGTATTTATTGAACCACCAAcgcaattttttaattttgcacgATACGTTCAACTTTGTGTTGCTGAGGTGCAACATTGGTAAGCAATGgaaactaaattttatttttgttttttcagatgTTCAAGCGAACACGAAATATCAAAGACATTTTGGCTGCTGTTCTGGATTCAGGCAGTGAATGTGACGAGCTGTCAGAAAGTGATGAGGATGATGAAATTAACGATAGTAACGGTGGCGACAGTTCAGATCATGAAAGCCAGTTCAGTTCTTCAGATGACGAGCCGTTAGCTACACTTTCCAATGCTGCTAAGCAGATAAATAACAAACGAATAACAAAACATCAAGTTGGTTATTGTTTTGAACGACGTAGAAACTTTGTACCCTCGGCCAGTACTGAATTTGATTCTGGTTCTATTGAACCCGAGCCCAAGGATCAATCCCCAatagaatattttaaacattttgttactgATGAAATGATTGATAATATTGCAACAGAGACCAATAAATATGGTTTGCAAAAGGATGGAATAAATAGCAAGGTAACAAaagatgaaatttaattattctttgGCATTTATTTCTATATGGGGCTTGTAAAAATGCCAGCTGTTAGTTCATACTGGGACAATGAGTTGAGGTTTTTACCTATTGCTGATAACATGAGCAGAAaccgtttttaaaaaattcaggCTCTTTTACATTTTGTCGATAACAATCTTGTGAATGATGAACAAAAAAACGATCGAATTTGGAAATTGAGGCCTTGGATTGACTCACTGagagaaaatgtcaacagtGTTAGCAGCGATGAAAATCAAAGTATTGACGAGATTATGGTGGCATTCAAAGGTCGTTCAATTCTGAAGCAATATTTGCCCAAAAAACCAAAGAAATGGGGTTTCAAGTTATGGGCAAGGTGCAGTTCATCAGGATTTTTGCACGACTTTGCTGTTTATCAAGGAAAAGGAACTGGCATCAGCGGTGATAATGGAGGCGACTTTGGTGTTGGAGGCAATGTCGTGCTACAGCTATGTGAATCTCTGCCTCGAGGCCAACAGCACAAAATATTTGCTGataatattttcacaaacattGCCATGGCAAGTGAACTGAAGGAGCGTGGATTCCACTTTACTGGGACCATCCGAGCCAATCGCTGTCATAAAGCCCCTCTAAAATCAGAGCAAGAGCTGAAACGAATGGGACGTGGTGCATTTGATTCTGTCATTGAgacaaaaaccaacaaatgtGTGACACTACTGTCCACTTATGTTGGTACTGACCCTGTCAACAAGATCAAACGGTATGACAGATCCACCAAAAGCTTCATTGATGTAGACCAACCAGCAGTAATTGGAATCTATAACTCCAAAATGGGTGGAGTTGATCTGCTCGACATGATGTGCACATTGTACAAGCGACAACTAAAGAGTAAAAGATggtatttatacattttttaccATACCCTAACCATTGCAGTTGTAAATGCGTGGTTCCTCTACCGCCGTGACTGCAAATATTTGGCTACTGTAAAGACAATGCCACTGAAACCATTTCAGGGCATGGTCGCTGCTTCATTAGTGAAGAAAGACAATGTTGTACGTGGTCGACATTCTGGTTCTACTGGCTTAACACCACCGCCGGCAAAGAAGCAACGAGTGATGCCTGGACCAGTCAATGACGCCCGCTACGACAAAACAGATCACTTTCCCTTGCATCAAGAAAAGCGTATGGGTGTAGACTCTGTACCAAAGGCTATACAAGTTGGAGGTGTTCCAAATGCCTGGTTCATTTGTGTCTGGTTCCCGAACGAAACTGCTTTGTTTCATACCATGAAAAACATGGTAACACGTGACTGTGCCTTGTTTCATACCATGAAAAACATAGTAACATGTGACTGTGCCTAATTTCGTACCATGAAAAACATGGTAACACGTGACTGTGCCTTGTTTCATATCATGAAAAACATAGTAACATGTGAATGTGCCTCTTTTGAAATCATTTGGCAAGTTCAATTATGTCATTtacttgtaataataatatctgaGTTGCAGTTTTCGCTTTTTTATTTGtgtcatatatattttacagtacATACCAATGTTGCACTGGAGcaacattttgaaaaagtaGGTCAAGTTGGTCCAATGAAACAAATTACAATGGATATTGTTTATATCTTCCTGGGAGGCAAACCATACAAGTGGAATTAATTTTAACTCATTTTAAATTGGTTTTGGTAAATAGagggataataataataataatatttattattattattattattattattattattattgtggttgttgttgttattgttattattattgttattgttaaacaCGTCACAGGTGTCACACTGTTGAATACGTCACTCGTATAACACTAGTTAACAATGTGCGATACTTGTTACGTATGACATTGATCACGTGTAAATACTTACTAGGTTGAATACGTCACAGTTGTGATGGTCGGTGTCTGGGTCGGGTGACACGTCGACATTGAACACACCAAAGACGTAACAGACACCTGGACAGACCAGTATCCCATTACATCGCTCATCTTCGTAACATAGCCGAGAGCACTCTAGTCTACTGGTTGACCTCCTGAAGGTCTTGCGTAACTTCCGGTCAAATTCGTCTTCAGTGGATATTGCTTTGTTCATTTGAAGATTGCCA comes from the Gigantopelta aegis isolate Gae_Host chromosome 14, Gae_host_genome, whole genome shotgun sequence genome and includes:
- the LOC121389073 gene encoding piggyBac transposable element-derived protein 3-like translates to MWCPSTVNIHIFHFFSSSTSSARQVPTKLGPNDPLVALTKMFKRTRNIKDILAAVLDSGSECDELSESDEDDEINDSNGGDSSDHESQFSSSDDEPLATLSNAAKQINNKRITKHQALLHFVDNNLVNDEQKNDRIWKLRPWIDSLRENVNSVSSDENQSIDEIMVAFKGRSILKQYLPKKPKKWGFKLWARCSSSGFLHDFAVYQGKGTGISGDNGGDFGVGGNVVLQLCESLPRGQQHKIFADNIFTNIAMASELKERGFHFTGTIRANRCHKAPLKSEQELKRMGRGAFDSVIETKTNKCVTLLSTYVGTDPVNKIKRYDRSTKSFIDVDQPAVIGIYNSKMGGVDLLDMMCTLYKRQLKSKRWYLYIFYHTLTIAVVNAWFLYRRDCKYLATVKTMPLKPFQGMVAASLVKKDNVVRGRHSGSTGLTPPPAKKQRVMPGPVNDARYDKTDHFPLHQEKRMGVDSVPKAIQVGGVPNAWFICVWFPNETALFHTMKNMVTRDCALFHTMKNIVTCDCA